Genomic segment of uncultured Methanobrevibacter sp.:
GGTAAATCATAGAGATTCATTCACTGGAGTTACTGATCATGATAGAGCAATGACTATTAGTGAAATGGCAATCATGTTAAAAGAAGAAAGATATGATGATTTTGGAAAAGAATTCAGATCACCAGGTCATGTATGTCTTTTAAGAGGAGCAGAGGGTTTAGTTAAAAACAGACGTGGACATACAGAAATAGGATTAGCTATGTGTGAAATGGCAGGTGTAACTCCTGTTTGTGTTGTTTGTGAAATGATGGATAGTGAAACCGGTCAGGCAACCTCTGTGGAAGATGCTAAAAAATATGCTAAGGAAAATGGATTGGTTTTACTTAAAGGGGAAGATATTATAAAAAAATATTTAGAAGAATAATCAGCTGTACATAGATTGATTATTCATTCTTTTATCATTTATATAGTTAAAGATGTATTGGGTGATTTGCTGTATTTTATATGAATTGTAAATATTGAATGCAACATATTTTCCATTATACATATCTATTTTTATCCCATCTTTAATTTCTTTAGTCTGACTAAATCCACTAATTTTATCCCAGGGAATTCTAAGGTTTTTGGATTTCAGAGCTTTTTCAATATAAATTCCATCATCTTTGATTTTTACAATTTTAACACTTCTACGGTTTTTATTAGACATTATTTGAATGTCTCCGTTTTCATCAAAACCATAATCTGGAATTAAGCATGTTGCTTTCCATCCTTGTTTGATTTTTTTTGCAACATGAACTCTGTCTTTTTTTGTTAATTTAACTCCTTGTTCTGGGCTTAAATTAAGTGCCATTTATATCACCTTGTTTTTTATTTCTTCAAAAGGAACAATTCTATTGAATTCTACATTTTTAGCCATATCAGCTATTATGTTTATATCTATATTTTCTTCAATACATTCCAGAGCATATTTTGAAAATAAATCATATCTGATTTCAACTTCTGGAGTAAATCCACGTCCTTTTATTTTTAATTTAGATACTTTTAAAACATTTTTAACATGGGTGTTATTTTTGATATATGGTACTACATTTTCAAATATCTTTTGATTATAAACTTTATTTAGAAGTATTCCTTCAACTGTAACTCCAAGTTTTTCCAGCATATTTGCATGAGCTACTAAATCAACTGCTGCTGATTCAATACCTCCTTTATTTACTCCAGATATAAGTAACATTGGGATATTTGATGACATAGCTATTTCACTTGCTGAATAAGGTACTTTTTCATTTAATAATCCTGTAAATACACTCATAACTCCTTCAATTAACACAATGTCATAATATGATTTGTTTAATTGTTCAACAGCTTTTTTGATATCCATCCAACCTAAATGACCGATTTTTATAGAACTGTAATCTTCCATTTTACCATTTGTAAGATATAATCCCGGAACAATATCTCTTACATCAGGACCTACTTTTAAAAGTCCAACTTTCAGTCCTTTTCTTCTTAATGCTCCAGCTAATCCTGTTAAAATAAATGTTTTTCCAGAATCAGAACCATTACTTCCTATCATTAAAAATTTAGGTCCGTTTCCATTATTTTTATATTTTAAAAATTCCTGAGATAATTTTTCTATTTTATATCCAGAATCTATTCCAAGATCCTTATTTATTTTACTTCTGAATTCCTTATTTCTACTAATAATGTCTTCTGGTGATGTATCAATATAATTTAACAGATTATCTCTAATAATCGGATTTTCATCTAAAATATTATGAATCATAGTTCCAATAACATTTCCGTCATCATTACATGCTCCTGAGAAAATATTATATTCAGATTCTTTATTAACATCACCATAATTCATTCTTTGAATCTGTGAATAAAATAAAGGTTTAGCATCTCCAGTAGCCTTACCATAAGTATGAGTATGAAATCCTCTAACATCCTCTTTTTGACCTTTTGTAATAAAAGAATTATCATAAACTTTAGCTTTCACACGGTCACTGCTTATAAGTGGAGAAAAATTAATATCTATTAAACCAAGACCTTCTTTTATTATTGGAACTTCTGATTTTCTCCCGATATCAGTCTGGTTTGAAAGTAGTTGAAATCCTGCACAGATTCCTATAACCGGCTTTCCATCATTAGCTATTTTTTTTATTTCTTTTTTTAAATCATCATTAACATCATCTGATTCAATTATTGTTCCACCAGGAATAATTAAAGCATCTAATTCTTCACTAGCTTTAACACCATTAACCAAACCATTTGATTTAACAATGTCTGTAGGTAACCCTCCAAAGTTTTCAAATCCCGGAACAGCTCCTTTTACATAGGTTATTCCTATTTTTTTCATAAACAAGCCTCATTATTTTTATAGTATTACTATACTTCCAATCAAGACATACATTTCAACTGTAACTTACAATCTATATAGTGTCTTAAAGCTTTTTTAAATATTTATATATGATTTTGCATATAAAATATAATTGTAAAAAATCTTAAGGTAAAGCTAAACTTTAATCTTAAACTATCAAAAGGATATTCTCCTAATGATGGGTTTTTTTTACAAGTTTTAAAAAATAATGGAGGGTATTAAAATATTTAAAAATAAGTTTTTTATTTTTCTGATTTTAAGTTTGATGTTTTTGTCTGTTTCAGCTGTTTGTGCTGAAGATTCTGCATCATTAGACTTAAATGAGACAAATATTGATATAGAAACACCTGTATCAACTTCTACAGATGTAGTGGCTGATGAACAGGAAGTATGCGAATATTCAAGTGAAGATGTAGTTTATGCATCTGAAATTGGTTTAAATGAATCTTCAAGTATTGATATTGACTTAAACAGTTTTAAAATATCCTATTCTGGTGAAATTATTCCAAGTGAATCTTCAAGTAATGATATTGATTTAAGTAGTTTTAAAATATCATATTCAGGTGAAATCACTGATGGACCTGTAAAAGCTCCTAATGCTGGAGCTATTTATGTAAATCCTACAACAGGAGATGATAATAATGCAGGTACTAGTTGGAGTTCAGCTGTTAAAACTATCACTGGTGCTTTAAACCTTGTTGCTGATGGTGGAACTATTTACCTTGCAGAAGGTGAACACACAGAAAGGGCAAGCATTACTAAAAATGTTACTTTAATCGGTCAAAGCAGAGATAAAACAATCTTAACAAAGGCGCAGGGTTCTTTTTTAAGAATAGAAAATGCTACAGTTAAAATTTACAATTGTTCATTTGTAAATAACACTTCTGGTCAAGGTGGTGCTATTTATATATCTTCTGGTAACGTTATAGTTGATAATTGTTATTTTAGAGATAACGCGGCAAATCAACAAGTTCATGCTGAGGGTGGAGGTATTTATTTAAATGCAGGTAACCTTACAGTAAATAATTGTTTTTTTATAAATAATTATGCTAGACTGGGTGGTTCATCTATTTGTGCACTAGGCTCTAGTGGCGCTGAAAATGTGAATATAAATGATTGTTATTTTACTGGTGAAAGTGGAGGTTCTAGATATTCTGTTCTCGATTTGAGTGCTTCCAGTCATAATATTAGAAATTCTTATTTTATTGATAATAAATGTTGTGCTATAGAAATTAATACTGGTAATATTACTGGTTGTGTTTTCATGAATAATTATGGGGGTAGTGGAACTAGTCATTGTGGTGCTATAGGAGCAGTGAATAGAGTTGCAAATCCTGTTGTGAGTAATTCAGTTTTTGTAAATAATAGTGGTAAGGATTGTAATGATATTTGGGCTTATTCTTTTTATACTGCTACTATTGAAGGTAATAATTGGTGGGGTACTAATTCTCCTGATTGGAATTCATTAGTTGGTGGAGGTGCTCATGCTCCAAATTCTTATGCTGTTTTAAATATTGCTGTTGAGGAAATTGCTCCTAATATGTATAATGTTATTGCTAAGTTTTGTTTGAATGGTACTCAGACTGTTGTAGATATTCCAACAAGAGATGTGGAATTTAGAAGTAGTTCTGAAGTTATCAAAGGTAAAATGGTAAATGGTGTTTTTAAGTACATATATACACTTAATGTTGATGATGAAAAAGATATCAGTATAGTTGTAGATAATGAAGTTCAAAACATTACACTTGTAGGTCATTTATTAACTCCTGATATTAGTGTAATTGTTAATGATATTGTTTTTGGTGATGTTTTAACTATTGATGCTTTAGTACCAAGTGATCTTAGTAATAATGTAATTATCACTGTTGACGGTAAAGAATACTCTGTAAGTGTGGTGGATGGTAAAGTTACTAAAACTATCCCTGATTTAGCTACTGGTGCTCATATTATTACTGTTAAATACAATGGTGATGAGGTTTATACTTCTGCAGAAGTTACTAAAACTGTAAATGTTGCTAAAGCAGATGCAAAATTAGATGTAATCATTAGTGATGTGGATTATTGTAATGTTTTTGTTATTAATGCTGTTTTGACTGGTGCTAATAATGCTCCTTTAACTGGTGATGTCATTGTAAAAATTAATGGTAAGGAGTATACTGTTAAAGTTACTGATGGTAGGGGTATTTTAAGTGCTGATTATTTAGATGCTGGTTCTTATGATTTTACTGCTAGATGGGTTGGTAATAGTAATTATAATTCTATCAGTGATTCTGGTAAGTTTAATGTTAATAAGATAAATGCTGATATGAGTGGTTATGCAGAAGATATTAAAGTTGGTGAAGACTTAACTATTAACGTTGACCTTCCATACAATGCAACAGGTAACGTTATCATCACCGTTGATGGTAAAGATTATACTGTAGCTATTAAGGATGGTAAAGTTGTTAAAACCATTTCTGGTCTTAAAGCAGGTAGTTATGTTGTAACTGTTAGGTATGATGGTGATAATAATTATAATTCTGCTAGTGGTGAGTTTACATTTAATGTGAATAAAGTAACTACTGTGGGAACTGTTAAAGTTAAAAACATTGTCTTTGGTGAAGAATTAGTTGTTGACATGGTTTTACCTTCTGATGCAACCGGAACACTAACCGTAGAAATCAACGGAAAAGAATACACTGCTACTATAGTAAATGGTAAAGCAACATTAAATATTCCAGGTTTAAATGCTGGAGCTTACGCTATCATGATAGAATACAGTGGTGATGATAAATATACTCGTGAATCAGTCACTGATGTAGTACATGTTTTCAAAGCTCAACCAACATTAGACGTAGTAATAAATGATAATGATTATGGTTCTTCATTTATTATTGATGCGACTTTAAATGGAGTTACTGGTATTACTGGTGATGTTATTGTAAATGTCAATGGTAAAAGTTATGTTGTGTCTGTTGTTAATGGTAGAGGTATTTTAATCGCAGACAAACTAAACACTGGATTATATACTTTCACAGCTAGATTCAACGGAAATGATAATTATAATGCAACTACAGATTCTGGTAGGTTCTGTATTGGTAAAATAACTCCAAGTTTCATAGATATTGATGTTGATAACATTGAAGTAGGTGAAGATGCAACTATCACAGTTACTTTACCTGATGATGCAACAGGCAATGTAGTTATCACAGTAGATAATAAAAATTATACTGTAGCTATTAAGGATGGTAAAGCTGTTCAAACTATTTCCGGTCTTAAAGCAGGAGAATATACTATAACTGTCAATTATACAGGAGATAATAATTACAGAACAATTTCCAACACCACTAAACTCACAGTATCTAAGATATATCCTAATTTATATCTTGTTGTTGATGATATTGTCTTTGGTGAAGTTTTAAAGATTGATGCGATTTTACCTTCTGATGCTAAAGGTTTGCTTATTATAACTGTTGATAATATAGCTTATCGTGGTTATCTTATAGGTGGTGAATTCCATGCTGATGTATATAATTTAGGTGCTGGACATCATGATATTATTGTTGAATATGAAGGTGATGATAAATACTCTTATTACAAGATTGTCACTAATGGTGTGGATGTAGATAAAGCAACTCCATCTTTAAATGTAATAATTGAAGATGTGGATTATAATAATGTATTCACTATTGGAGCAACTTTAACTGGTGTTAATGGTGCTAAATTAACTGGTGATGTTACTGTAACTGTTAATGGTAAAGAGTATACTGTTAAAGTTACAGATGGTAGAGGTACTTTTGTTGCTGATAAATTATCTGCTGGTTCCTATGATTTCACAGCTAATTGGGCTGGAAATGATAATTATACTTCTGTAAGTGATTCTGGTAACTTTAAAGTTAACAAAATAACTCCTAATGTTGATATCTCATTAGATGATATTCAGGTAGGAGAAGACTTGACTATTACAGTTAGTGTCCCTGCTGATGCAACTGGTAGTGTAGTTATCTCTGTAAATGGTGAAGACTACATTGTAGCTATTAAGGATGGTAAAGCTGTTAAAACCATTTCTGGTCTTAGAGCAGGAGAATATAATGTAACTGTCAATTATGATGGTGACGGTAATTACAATAATGCTTCCAACACTGCTAACTTCAGTGTATCTAAAATAGATGTGAATTTAGATGTTATTATTAATGATGTTGATTATGGTAATGTCTTTGTTATTAATGCTGTTTTAACTGATGTTAATGGTGCTAAATTAGATGCTTTAGTATTTGTAACTGTAAATGGTGTTGAATACACAGTTAATATTGTTAATGGTAAAGGTACATTAGAAGGTGTTAAATTACCTGCTGGTTCTTACACTTTCAAAGCAGTAGATACTGGAAGCGATACTTACAATGAAAAAACCGACTTAGGAAGTTTCACTGTTAATAAAATAACTCCAGCAATGGACATCAATGTTGATGATATCCAAGTAGGAGAAGATGCAACTATTACAGTTAGCGTTCCTGCTGGTGTAA
This window contains:
- the ribB gene encoding 3,4-dihydroxy-2-butanone-4-phosphate synthase, with translation MSKNDLEMGFEALRNGEFILVFDDDEREGEVDMIIASEFVTPKSIATMRDNAGGLICNCLAPQYCDAINLPFMTDIMEAASSKYPNLAELAPTDIKYDDRSSFSIWVNHRDSFTGVTDHDRAMTISEMAIMLKEERYDDFGKEFRSPGHVCLLRGAEGLVKNRRGHTEIGLAMCEMAGVTPVCVVCEMMDSETGQATSVEDAKKYAKENGLVLLKGEDIIKKYLEE
- a CDS encoding DJ-1/PfpI family protein gives rise to the protein MKKIGITYVKGAVPGFENFGGLPTDIVKSNGLVNGVKASEELDALIIPGGTIIESDDVNDDLKKEIKKIANDGKPVIGICAGFQLLSNQTDIGRKSEVPIIKEGLGLIDINFSPLISSDRVKAKVYDNSFITKGQKEDVRGFHTHTYGKATGDAKPLFYSQIQRMNYGDVNKESEYNIFSGACNDDGNVIGTMIHNILDENPIIRDNLLNYIDTSPEDIISRNKEFRSKINKDLGIDSGYKIEKLSQEFLKYKNNGNGPKFLMIGSNGSDSGKTFILTGLAGALRRKGLKVGLLKVGPDVRDIVPGLYLTNGKMEDYSSIKIGHLGWMDIKKAVEQLNKSYYDIVLIEGVMSVFTGLLNEKVPYSASEIAMSSNIPMLLISGVNKGGIESAAVDLVAHANMLEKLGVTVEGILLNKVYNQKIFENVVPYIKNNTHVKNVLKVSKLKIKGRGFTPEVEIRYDLFSKYALECIEENIDINIIADMAKNVEFNRIVPFEEIKNKVI